The Alosa sapidissima isolate fAloSap1 chromosome 6, fAloSap1.pri, whole genome shotgun sequence genome window below encodes:
- the LOC121712261 gene encoding SNW domain-containing protein 1-like yields MSLASFLPAPTQLSQDQLEAEERTRTKRSHSTALVSSRREPPPYGFRKSWVPRSLEDFGDGGAFPEIHVAQYPLEMGRKKKTSNALAVQVDAEGKIKYDAIARQGQGKDKVIFSKYTDLLPKEVLNDDAPELQRPDEEAVKELTEKTRAALDKQVSQKIAAAMPVRAADKQAPAQYIRYTPSQQGVAFNSGAKQRVIRMVEMQKDPMEPPRFKINKKIPRGPPSPPAPVMHSPSRKMTVKEQQEWKIPPCISNWKNAKGYTIPLDKRLAADGRGLQTVHINENFAKLAEALYIADRKAREAVEMRAQVEKKMAQKEKEKKEEKLRELAQMARDRRAGIKSHGDKGGEDGETRERDEIRHDRRKERQHDRNISRAAPDKRSKLQRDQDRDISELIALGQPNPRTSSEAQYDQRLFNQSKGMDSGFGDDDQYTVYDQPFRGDRSMAQNIYRPSKNTDKDIYGDDVDTLMKNNRFVPDREFSGADSGPRRDGPVQFEEDPFGLDRFLEEAKQHGGSKRPSTSGRSKDYDHEKKRRKE; encoded by the exons atgtCGCTAGCGAG CTTTTTACCGGCGCCTACGCAGCTGTCCCAGGACCAGCTGGAGGCCGAGGAACGGACCCGGACCAAGAGGTCTCACTCCACGGCACTCGTGTCCTCCCGCAGAGAACCACCCCCCTATGGCTTCAGAAAATCATGGGTCCCCCGCTCACTGGAG GACTTTGGAGATGGAGGTGCTTTTCCAGAAATCCATGTTGCCCAGTACCCATTGGAAATGGGTAGGAAGAAGAAGACCTCCAATGCCTTGGCAGTGCAGGTGGATGCAGAGGGCAAGATCAAGTATGATGCCATTGCCAGGCAGGGCCAGGGCAAAGACAAG GTGATCTTCAGCAAATACACAGACCTACTTCCTAAGGAAGTCTTGAACGACGATGCCCCAGAGCTTCAGAGGCCTGATGAGGAGGCAGTGAAGGAG CTCACAGAGAAGACGCGCGCTGCACTGGACAAGCAGGTCTCACAGAAGATTGCCGCTGCCATGCCTGTGCGTGCAGCAGATAAGCAGGCCCCAGCACAGTATATTAG GTACACACCTTCACAGCAGGGAGTGGCATTCAACTCGGGAGCCAAGCAGCGAGTCATTCGCATGGTGGAGATGCAGAAGGATCCCATGGAGCCTCCACGCTTCAA GATCAACAAAAAGATTCCTCGTGGACCCCCATCCCCTCCTGCTCCAGTCATGCACTCCCCCAGCAGGAAG ATGACCGTGAAAGAGCAGCAGGAGTGGAAGATACCTCCATGTATCTCCAACTGGAAGAACGcaaag ggttaCACGATCCCTCTGGACAAGCGCTTGGCTGCAGATGGAAGAGGCCTGCAGACGGTTCATATCAATGAGAACTTTGCTAAGCTGGCAGAGGCTTTGTACATAGCAGACAGAAAA GCCAGAGAGGCGGTGGAGATGCGTGCCCAGGTGGAGAAGAAGATGGcgcagaaggagaaggagaagaaagaggagaagctGCGCGAGTTGGCTCAGATGGCTCGCGACCGCAGGGCTGGGATCAAGAGTCACGGAGACAAAG GTGGCGAAGATGGCGAGACCAGGGAGCGTGACGAGATCCGCCACGACAGAAGGAAAGAGCGGCAGCACGACAGGAACATCTCCCGGGCCGCGCCCGATAAAAG GTCCAAGCTGCAGAGGGACCAGGACCGAGACATCAGTGAGCTCATAGCTCTGGGCCAGCCCAACCCGCGCACCTCCAGTGAGGCCCAGTATGACCAGCGGCTCTTCAACCAAAGCAAG GGAATGGACAGTGGCTTTGGTGATGATGACCAGTACACAGTGTACGACCAGCCCTTCAGGGGAGACAGGTCAATGGCCCAGAACATCTACAGGCCTAGCAAGAACACGGACAAGGACATCTATGGGGACGATGTGGACACCCTTATGAAGAACAACAG GTTTGTGCCGGATCGTGAGTTCTCTGGTGCAGACAGTGGGCCTCGCCGGGACGGACCCGTCCAGTTTGAGGAGGATCCCTTCGGTCTGGACAGGTTCTTGGAGGAGGCCAAGCAGCACGGTGGCTCCAAGAGGCCCTCCACCAGCGGCCGCTCCAAGGACTACGACCACGAGAAGAAGCGCAGGAAGGAGTGA